TCCCTTCTTACCTCTTCTTTTCACTGCTTCAAATGATTAACGCTTTTCATGTGGACGTGGGCAAGGGTTGAGCTGTTAATTACATTAAAGGCAGGtcagtagggccagtaactACTCTCTGCAGTAGCATCTCTAACCctaagctttataaaaaaaggaaagttttaagtctagtcttaagtgtggagagggtgtctgcctcctgaacctgaattgcgagctggttccacaggagaggggcttgatagctaaaggcactgcctcccattctacatttggaaactccaggaaccacaagtaaacctgcagaaCGGAGAGTTCTGTTGGGAAAATATGGTATTGTGAGACATGATGGCACTTGATTAATAACCTCAATAATAAGCAACAACCTTAACCAGGTGTGAATCAGACCATGACATTGTttaggaggaattttagcccattcttttggcagaactgctttagatCATATTCTTCAGACGTCTTGTGTGTGGCTTTATTAAAGTtgtgtcagacagacagacattatgctgaagaattttttgatacactaGGGAATTaccccaatcactgcaagctgatgcagcaaagcaggcccaaatcatgatgtttcctccaccatacttttcttttcatcatgATATACAGGGCCCTTTCTTACTCCAAATGTAGTGTTGCTAATTTCTTCTTATTAGGGACTTTTTGTCCCTGTAATTCTACAAACTGTGGCGTCAGATCCACGACAACTCAACTTCACACGTTTTTATGTAAGAAAATAAGAACAtgactgaataaaatattttattatagaATTCTATATATAGTCTGTTATTAATAATATCATGCTGTTGTTTCATcgcattatttaaatataaaaaattaatacaataaaaatgattgAGATAAGTAAAAAGAAATTGTTATTAGGCTACTTACAAatcaaaaaaatgtaaaaattaaaaaaaattcaactttGATTCATAAGTATTTTGTTAACCTCTTTACAGGCATTGGCATTAATTGTTATTCCAACGTTACATCTAcgccaaaacaaaaaaaaaaaaagacattatttcTTCCACATTTTAACGTTGAAGCTCGATCATGTGCCAGCTGGGTCAAACTCAGTCCAGCGGTGAAGGCCATGTGATGTTGTTTAAAGTTCCGGCTAGAAACTAGGACGTGGATCCAGAGCATGTtttgttcaaaacaaaaacaaaaaaagtggaTCTATGTCAAATCCGATCACCACATGTCGCATGTTTTCTCCATCGTGCCACAAGGCAACAGGAGCGGGCCTTCGACTGGAGCGCAACAAGTCGGCTGCACAGGTCGGCACGGTTCGGTTCGGTTCGTCTGCACAAACCGAGAGCGAGTTCACGACGAGAGCAGCTGGGGCTCCTCGGCGGACGACAGACAATGATTCGCAACGGGGGCGCTACGTGCAGCACGGAGTGCGTCGCTGAAACAGAAACGAGCCTTTTCAGCAGATCTCGACTTGgatcatttttctgtttgtcgGAACACGTGGAGCTGAGAGGCCACAATGCCAAAGATCGTGCATATGGGAGAGGAGGACTCCCTCCTTTGAGAAAAATGAGTACATGTTGCTCCCCCTAgctttccctccttttttttgtgatcgtgcctatatatatatatatttcttttcatCAAAGCAAGTGTTCAGTTAAtgttaagaataaataaaaagaaaggcaAACTAACTATTTTTGTAGCCACACGGGTGAAACATCACTTATTATAATGTCCGCTGTGTTTTTTAACCACGTTTTTACAAATAACGCTTTCACATCGGACTTAGGGGTTTATATTTTTGGTCATTAAATCCGCATTTAATATGACATAATTCCAGAAGAGTTACATTTGTAGATGCCGTTTACAGAAGCGCTTCATTTCAAACTTATAGCGACAGTGTGAGCGCTTGTGAAGGCGTGTTCAAGGACGGACTGAGTGGCGCATCTTTCCAAACAGACCAGCTTTGGCCATACGGGGCTCCGACGTCATGCGAACCCCCTGCCGTGTACGCTAGAAGCGGAGAGTGTGAGTGGAGGAAGAAGGGCAGCCCGAGGGCAACTTTCCGAGTGGAACATCTCAAAAATAGTTGGCAGTACTGTTCGCAAATGGCTCAAATAACGACCGAAGGGGCCGAGCAAGATCCTCAACCGACGTCGAATCAAAACGGGACCGGCGAAACGGCAGGAACCGGTAAGGAAGGACAGGCCGTGCTGGACCCCAAACAGGAACCGGGCGACAGCAACGAGAGCAGAGCAGGAATGGACGCGAAGAGTCGCGGTGCGGCGGAGGAGCTCGGGTACGAGCCGTCTCCTGCTCCGGACGCCGACCAAGCGGCCACCACGCCGACTGAAAAGGCGGACAGCGGCGAGAGGGAAGCCGGTGGCAAACTCTCCGAACCGGGGAAAAGTCCCGCACAGGGGAGTTTGGCGAGTAGCACGGATTCCGCGCAAGAGGGCTCCCGGGTGCTGAAGCAAGAACAAAGAGAAGGGGAGAGCGTGTCCTCCGCGGCGCCCGGCGACCGCGCGAAGACCGCGGGGAGAGCCGAGCACGGCACCAAGAGGCGGGCCAGCGCCGAGCTGCCCTCGTCGGACGGAGAGCCGCTGAGCCGCATGGATTCCGAAGACAGGTCTGTTGAAAAGCAGAAAGACCTCGCACCGGGTTTGCGGTGCGAGAACCTAGAGGTCGCGGCAGGTCGCGAACGGACAGAGTCAAGTTCACAGTTGGAagtgttagctagctagctagttagTTGGAGAGTTAGCATGTCCGCTGTGCGTCGAGTCAACACGGCTCACATCACACTGGGTGcacatgttgtgtttactgGCATGATGACACTACATCAAagtagatcagtgtgtgtgtgtgcaggttggTCTTTTAAATCacaacccccacccccacccacaccCCCCATTTAAAACGACGCAGGACAACTAGTGTAGTCTGACTGTTGACTAGACTTTAACTGTGTCACCATCACTGTTGTTAGTGTTACtccaacatcacacacacacacacacacacaggctacaGGATAGTGGTTCCCAGCCTTGTTGGCTGTTGAGATGAGttcttcaaacaaaacaaaaggatgTTTAGTGAGGCAAACTTGGATCCAAGAGGGTTCATCCCAtcacaccccccacccccctcctcaGATTATTCTGCAGCCTTTACGTCCTTGTCCACACTAACTCGCCTTAGTGTGGACATGGCTCTACTCAGTCAGGCGTCCAGATATTCGCTCAATGCACCATCTTTTGATCAGGGAgttctaataattattttttaacatgcaCTCAGTGTTAGCTGAGAGGCAGATGTTTGCCATGTGAGTATGATTTTAATGCAACgcttcctgcagctgtttcctAATAAAAGCCTCCCAGCAGCAGTTTGAATTGATTATGGATATTTAACCAGGAAGCAGCTGCGGAAAGTGTTGACATATTGTCAAAGGGTTCAGCATATCTTTATTATTAGTTTGGTACTGTTATGTTCAGTTGTTAGGGTTTAGCTGAGAGTTGGGTTTTGGTGTATGTTGGCATGTGGAGGTGTTTGATCTCTCCTCTGGCAGGTGAGTTTTAAACGGCGTATCAGGCGGTGAAGGCAAACCTCAAACCTGCAGCCTGCTACAAGAACCCCTGGCTGTGGCCTGGCTGCCTAGTTGAGTAGCAGGCAAACAACTGACACGGCTGTATTCGCAGGTGTGTCGCTTTAATGCTGTCCAGGAAATCCAGTTCTCGTCACAGATCGACGAGATTGAAGGATTATCAGGCGTTTAAACTCCGCACGCTGGTTTGTAACATGACACAGCGTTCGCCACCTGTGGAAAACCCTCGCAGCAGTAGAAACACTAGCTGCATTCCTTTTGGCTGTGCATCAAGAGTTAAATGGAGTGCAGACGGCTCATATGATGCTGATCTCTGTCAGCTGATAAACACTGGATGTTAGCTTGTGAATAATGGTAGCAGAGGTTCCTGTTTAGCATATCTGTTGAATAGCCCCAAAGGGCACATATTCCAGACCAGCACCACCATATCTAATGTGCTGTTATGTTGGCCTGTTCAATTTAACTCCATCCTTAATTTTACACAACGAGCACAGATCAAATGAGAAACTCAACACATTTCTCATTCTACTTTCTTGAAATGTCTTCTGTTTGAAGTCGGCTTTGCTAGACTGTACAAAGTGCAGGCTAAATTTACCAGTTAGTTTCCTCACACTCTTCATGTGGCGTATGCGCTGACTTTTTAGGGTTTCTACCTTGTTTGTTCTCGACCTTCTCTCTGTTCAGTTTGGTCACAGTCAGTTTGGCTTTTTGGACGGTTCAGATCGGTTATAGGAAGTCGATGCAGGTTCTTGTCTCTTAAACAatagaggaagaaaaataactaaaaaaatgAATGGCAGGAACACctgggggaggaggaggcaaCACGTTTCAGTTTGGTAGAGATGAGACTTAATGAAAATACATAAGAATGGTGGAAATTCCCTTTCAGTTGATACTCTCTCAACTGAGAGAGTGGCAAATATTTGCCATGCTTTCTTTCGTTTCCTGATTCTCCTTAAGGTTACTGTGACCAATGGAGACGGCCGAGTTGCGATACCGCGAGTGAAATCCTGATCTTTTGCCAGAACTCATCTAACCACGCTCTGTGCTGAGCATCAGCGTGTcagttttagtcatttagtcatttccCACCTTCTGGCACGACTGTGTGTGGTGAAACCAGTACCGTACACTCCTACACTGCCGCTTAAGTACAGTAGAATACCAGTACTGTGTCTGCACAGCAGCTCACTGGAAGCTCCTTTATATTTTCCAGTGGTCCTCTGTGTGTTATCTggcaaacactgaaaacacagcgTTACTTGAAGCATCATAGTAGTTGCTGAGTAGCTATGAATTTATAAACCTAAGCGTAAGCTGTTGCATATGCACAGGGAGGGTTTATCACCTCCAGTTTTTGAACAGCAGCGTGGCATGTGAACGTTGAATCAGACAGGTTGCTGTCAGCTGCTGACTCACTGTTTTGTGTAGTGAAAACACAGATAGCTGACTTCTTTGTGACTAAAACAGAGCGTGGTTGTAAAATGATCCAAAGCTCAACCTTTGGCTGTTccttgattatttttttttttagaacaaGAAGATCGAATCTAAGGTTTTGACTCATCTGCTGATCATCTTCTGTATTTAATTGTCTCGGCTGTAAATGTGATGAACTGGGGATGCAGGGTTATGAAAATGACGTGTTGGATTTGTTCAGTCATtgtattcaaataaaaattCTTTGAGTACTTCCCCTTTAGCTTTACACAGAATCTGAAACTGTCCCCAGTGAATCATATCACAGGTTTCACTGATCACCCAGCCAAGTGGGACAGGAAGTCAAAATGTGAAGGACTATAAAcctaaaatgaataaataaacaaatacatagtAATCATGTAGTATTCCATCCAACATGACAGTGTCCTCTGAGAGGCTTCACCGTGAAATCACCAAAGATGTGTAGTTGCATTTGGTGGAGTTAGGTTAGGTTAGAATATGGAAAATATCAACCCACTGGCGAACACTAAGAGACAGAAGGAAGCTCCTTAGGTCGACTAGATATAGTTTTTTAAACTTTACCAGCAGTGTTCACAGTGGAAGCGGCTCATAGAAACAGAACCGACAGTGTGCTGCCTGCTTTAATGTCTGGCAGCCTCTCAACTGTGGCTaatcctgctgctgtggcaGCTGGAGGACTCCGCCGTTACTTCTGTTCCCACACTGAGCTGAGTGGCAGCTGGACGCTggtggagagtgtgtgtgtgtgtttctgaggtGTCGGTCCTCTTGTACAACATCTGGTTCAGCGTACACGCACCCACACGACATCAGAGCcatcaaatgtattaaaacagaCCTTTGGACATTAATCCTGCTGATTTTCAGATGAAGCTAATTATAAAGTTATACTGAGGAGACAGAAGGATGCATTTAAATCTTCATACTATTGTgtatttcttctcttctcactgCAGTATTAGCAGCACCCTGATGGACATGGAGAGCACCGCCTCCAGCGGTCGCTCCACACCAGCCATGCTCAACGGTCACGGCGGGGGAGCATCAGCCGGCAGCGGCTCGGCGCCGGCGGGGACCAAGCCTCTGAGCTACACGTGCTGCTGGGATCACTGCCAGCTGCAGTTCCCCAGCAGCCCCGACCTGGCCGAACACATCCGAGCCACGCACGTGGACGCGCAGAGAGGAGGGGTCAGTGTCAGGTTACTGTGTGGGTGTGCTGCTCCTTGGGTGCCTCGATAGAGAGATGTTATTTAAAAAGGCTGAAGCCACCGCCATATCAGCTTCTGCTGGATCAAATAACTGCAGGTGTGAGAACGTAATGTGATCCAGCCACTAAATGTCCACTTTAATAGGAAGAAGTGGATAGAGGTTCAGTGACCTGAGCAAAATAGATGATAACTGAGAGGCTGAGCTCCAGAACCAGAACTGTTGAGACCTCTGTGAGCCTTTCtgtcatatacacacacttagGGACCTCTTTTCTGCTAGGCTAGTTCCTGGGCTGGTCTAATAGCCAGTGTCCAGTCTTTTCCACATGTCCTAACTCACAGTACTTTTATactgaaggaaacaggaagtggcactaccactgtttgtgtgttacattTGTATTATCTGTACATTAACTATTTGTGCACCAcgcaggtgtttgtgtgtctgtggaagGGCTGCAAAGTGTACAACACACCGTCCACCAGTCAGAGCTGGCTGCAGAGACACATGCTGACCCACAGTGGGGACAAACCGTTCAAGGTGAGGACGTCTGCTCAGCATTCACCACCGCTAACACTCAAACTGAACTCTGCATCAACTGACCATATGAACCTTATGTGTTCCTGCAGTGCGTGGTGGGGGGCTGCAATGCTACATTTGCCTCTCAGGGGGGGCTGGCGCGTCACGTCCCCACTCACTTCAGCTCCCAGAGTTCGTCCAAAATGTCCAGTCAGGGCAGGGTGAAGGAGGAGTCGCCGTCCAAGGCAGGTCTCAACAAGAGAAGGAAACTGAAGAACAAATACAGACGCTCGCTCCGtatgtacaacacacacagcatcagagCCATGACATGTGTGACGTGACATCAAC
The window above is part of the Anabas testudineus chromosome 23, fAnaTes1.2, whole genome shotgun sequence genome. Proteins encoded here:
- the aebp2 gene encoding zinc finger protein AEBP2; translated protein: MAQITTEGAEQDPQPTSNQNGTGETAGTGKEGQAVLDPKQEPGDSNESRAGMDAKSRGAAEELGYEPSPAPDADQAATTPTEKADSGEREAGGKLSEPGKSPAQGSLASSTDSAQEGSRVLKQEQREGESVSSAAPGDRAKTAGRAEHGTKRRASAELPSSDGEPLSRMDSEDSISSTLMDMESTASSGRSTPAMLNGHGGGASAGSGSAPAGTKPLSYTCCWDHCQLQFPSSPDLAEHIRATHVDAQRGGVFVCLWKGCKVYNTPSTSQSWLQRHMLTHSGDKPFKCVVGGCNATFASQGGLARHVPTHFSSQSSSKMSSQGRVKEESPSKAGLNKRRKLKNKYRRSLPRPHDFFDAQTMDAIRHRAICLNLATHIESLGNGHSVVFHSTVIARRKEDSGKVKVLLHWTPEDILPDVWVNESDRPQQKTKVVHLSKLPADTAVLLDPSIYRMFF